A window of the Juglans microcarpa x Juglans regia isolate MS1-56 chromosome 5D, Jm3101_v1.0, whole genome shotgun sequence genome harbors these coding sequences:
- the LOC121265228 gene encoding uncharacterized protein LOC121265228, with the protein MPSSVHPNNEFLRPTREMVISSERKKNSKQEKNCKIVKQRVPSPQASRSPKCQDKLEVRVKSSGTGQRSFVKVNTSKEDELVKYMSNLPGYLQRAERGENNQDKALNFGVLDWAQLEKWNYKQNRIPARGGDNALCRSCDLSLKAADGSSTFPSKVHSKMSSERHPLPHPSLDSSHKDGHPQDAKLSDLNTIQFHDFETASKSNMDGQQKVPWTYKSFSRSCSDIMLDKGKRKDLNHMITSEMGNSATSSGTNGISLSRKYDASAWDGEAKKSIKELQDSDIKRKDGDKKIPSEIRSSHSDWRSHGFSLHSKEKLGAGRGENRKRIEELEQSDINLFNLCSPGEHTNIVLLPKELSQNQISEVFQLSQPRESKKKSSEALRSSFSGNFSGKDVHSEVICSDVPHSCPLPSGETDPTSDMIPDSLINAQHNKLSSVASLISKFPNKTSKILPKGIYAEGKDLDIKLNNSDVHTAKAADEETTVLDTKKDRNPSPNHRFRFITLGRLGRSFSFKEGSSVPKLSSSNASVKSGPVRSESSACLDTSIREKPNVPNRAKSSPLRRLFDPILRYKVANSLHSAETPQPVKASLDFISSSPSRVCHSLQKEKREASNIQALLQLRVKNGLPLFKFGVENDRNILAATMKNLISSGKDDSGGNYTFYSVNEITKKSGGWISQGSKRDSCGYVYNVVGQMKASGTCFSDLSGPNSHNDYMVRKSVLLGVEPMQEDQEPLKFTPKRELAAVVVKIPFKNLSPGGMKSDKELMEKLCMTCLPEGRCSCNFKEKKNLDGITVILPGAVHGPPNIGEPSPLIDRWDGSCDCGGWDIGCKLHVLSNQNRSSRIHVTSKACPILDNVELFVQEEPRRARPSSD; encoded by the exons ATGCCATCTAGTGTACATCCAAATAATGAGTTCCTAAGACCTACCAGAGAAATGGTAATCAGTTCAGAAcgaaaaaagaattcaaaacaggaaaaaaactGTAAGATAGTGAAGCAGAGGGTTCCATCACCCCAAGCAAGTCGAAGTCCAAAGTGCCAAGACAAGTTAGAAGTCCGAGTGAAATCTTCAGGAACTGGTCAGAGGTCATTTGTCAAGGTAAATACAAGTAAAGAAGATGAGCTTGTCAAGTACATGTCAAATTTGCCAGGTTATCTCCAGCGTGCTGAGAGAGGAGAAAACAACCAAGATAAAGCTTTGAATTTTGGGGTTCTAGATTGGGCACAACTAGAAAAATGGAACTACAAGCAAAACCGAATCCCTGCAAGAGGAGGTGATAATGCACTATGCAGAAGCTGTGATTTATCGTTAAAAGCAGCTGATGGGTCATCTACCTTTCCTAGTAAAGTCCATAGCAAGATGTCTTCCGAGCGACACCCTTTGCCTCATCCTAGTCTCGACTCTTCTCACAAGGATGGCCATCCTCAAGATGCCAAACTGTCCGACCTGAATACCATACAATTTCATGATTTTGAGACTGCTTCCAAGAGCAACATGGATGGGCAGCAAAAGGTACCCTGGACATATAAGTCTTTTAGCAGAAGTTGCTCCGATATAATGCTTGATAAGGGGAAGAGAAAAGATTTAAATCATATGATTACTTCAGAAATGGGAAATTCTGCAACTAGCTCAGGAACTAATGGGATCTCTCTCAGTCGGAAGTACGATGCAAGTGCTTGGGATGGTGAAGCTAAGAAGAGCATAAAAGAGTTGCAAGATTCAGATATTAAGAGAAAAGATGGAGATAAGAAAATTCCCTCAGAAATACGATCATCGCATTCAGATTGGAGAAGTCATGGTTTCTCTCTTCATTCAAAGGAGAAGCTGGGTGCTGGCAGAGGGGAAAATAGGAAGAGGATAGAGGAGTTAGAACAATCAGATATAAATCTCTTTAATCTATGTTCCCCGGGTGAGCACACCAACATTGTCCTCCTACCAAAAGAGTTAtcccaaaatcaaatttcagaagtattccaactttcacaacCCAGAGAATCCAAGAAAAAGTCATCTGAG GCACTGAGGAGCAGTTTTTCAGGTAACTTTTCTGGTAAGGATGTTCACTCTGAAGTAATCTGTTCTGATGTTCCACACTCGTGCCCACTGCCTTCTGGAGAGACCGATCCCACATCAGACATGATACCAGATAGCCTGATCAATGCTCAGCATAATAAGCTTTCATCTGTTGCATCGCTCATATCCAAATTCCCAAACAAGACATCGAAGATTCTTCCTAAAGGCATATATGCAGAAGGAAAGGACTTAGACATCAAGCTTAATAATTCAGATGTTCATACTGCAAAAGCAGCGGATGAAGAAACCACAGTGCTGGACACTAAAAAAGACAGAAATCCATCACCCAATCACCGGTTTAGGTTCATCACCTTGGGTCGTCTGGGTAGAAGTTTCAGTTTCAAGGAGGGTTCATCTGTACCGAAGTTGAGCTCCTCAAATGCTAGTGTCAAGTCTGGTCCCGTGAGGTCTGAATCTTCTGCATGTTTGGATACTTCAATCAGAGAGAAGCCAAATGTTCCTAACAGAGCTAAGTCCAGCCCTTTAAGAAGGTTATTTGATCCCATACTGAGGTACAAGGTAGCAAATTCACTGCATTCTGCTGAAACCCCTCAGCCAGTGAAAGCAAGTTTAGATTTCATCAGCTCTAGCCCATCTAGAGTCTGTCACTCACTTCAAAAGGAGAAGCGTGAGGCATCGAACATCCAAGCCCTTTTGCAACTCAGGGTAAAGAATGGGCTACCTTTGTTTAAGTTTGGGGTTGAGAACGACAGAAACATTCTTGCTGCCACCATGAAAAATTTGATTTCATCAGGGAAGGATGACTCAGGCGGAAATTATACATTTTACTCTGTTAATGAAATTACAAAGAAAAGTGGTGGCTGGATAAGTCAAGGAAGCAAAAGGGATAGTTGTGGCTACGTCTATAATGTAGTTGGTCAGATGAAGGCCTCCGGCACTTGCTTCTCTGATTTGAGCGGACCGAATTCCCACAACGATTATATGGTCAGAAAATCTGTCTTGTTGGGTGTTGAGCCAATGCAGGAAGATCAGGAACCATTGAAGTTCACGCCAAAAAGGGAACTTGCAGCTGTTGTTGTCAAGATCCCTTTTAAAAACTTAAGCCCTGGTGGAATGAAGAGTGATAAAGAGTTGATGGAGAAGCTCTGCATGACGTGTTTGCCAGAAGGCAGATGCTCTTGcaacttcaaagaaaaaaaaaacttagatgGTATTACAGTTATACTTCCAGGCGCTGTACATGGACCACCAAACATAGGAGAGCCTTCGCCACTGATTGATCGCTGGGATGGATCATGTGACTGTGGAGGTTGGGATATTGGCTGCAAGCTGCATGTTCTTTCCAACCAGAACCGAAGCAGTAGGATTCATGTGACATCCAAAGCTTGCCCTATTTTGGACAATGTTGAACTTTTTGTCCAG GAAGAACCCAGGAGAGCACGCCCTTCTTCAGATTGA